The Burkholderia lata genome contains a region encoding:
- the xylB gene encoding xylulokinase gives MYLGIDLGTSEVKVLLLAPDGTVVGTAGSPFSVSRPHPRWAEQHPDDWWQGTLAALATLRERHREAFAAVRGIGLSGQMHGAVLLGRDDRVLRPAILWNDMRSADECALLTDRAPDLHALAGNLAMPGFTAPKLLWVAKHEPDVFAATACVLMPKDYLRFRLTGAKVSDPSDAAGTLWLDVARRDWSDALLAACGMTRDQMPRIVEGNAPSGTLRADIARELGLSEAVVVAGGGGDNATSALGIGAIHAGDGFVSLGTSGVLSVVGDRFMPNPSSAVHAFCHAIPDRWQLMSVVLSAASCLRWVCKLTGTDEPALLAEVEALDADALATAPLFLPYLSGERTPHNDPYAQGVFFGMTHATERAHLGYAVLEGVTLGLADGLDALHAAGVETDQLSLIGGGARSAFWAQLIADALNVRTRQHGGGETGAALGAARLGWLAVGGDPHAVLTKPPVRAEYAPDAARHALLRERLDAFRALYRHVQPLYEPSRARLA, from the coding sequence ATGTATCTCGGCATCGACCTCGGCACCTCGGAAGTGAAGGTGCTGCTGCTCGCCCCGGACGGCACGGTCGTCGGCACCGCCGGCTCGCCGTTCAGCGTGTCGCGGCCGCACCCGCGCTGGGCCGAGCAGCATCCGGACGACTGGTGGCAAGGCACGCTCGCCGCGCTCGCGACCCTGCGCGAGCGGCACCGCGAGGCGTTCGCGGCCGTGCGCGGCATCGGCCTGTCGGGCCAGATGCACGGCGCCGTGCTGCTCGGGCGCGACGATCGCGTGCTGCGCCCCGCGATCCTGTGGAACGACATGCGCAGCGCCGACGAATGTGCGCTGCTCACCGACCGCGCGCCCGATCTCCACGCACTGGCCGGCAATCTCGCGATGCCGGGCTTCACCGCGCCGAAACTGCTGTGGGTCGCGAAGCACGAGCCCGACGTGTTCGCGGCGACCGCGTGCGTGTTGATGCCGAAGGATTACCTGCGGTTCCGGCTGACCGGCGCGAAGGTGTCCGATCCGTCGGACGCGGCCGGCACGCTGTGGCTCGACGTCGCACGCCGCGACTGGTCCGACGCGCTGCTCGCCGCATGCGGAATGACACGTGACCAGATGCCGCGCATCGTCGAAGGCAATGCGCCGTCCGGCACGCTGCGCGCGGACATCGCACGCGAACTCGGGCTGTCGGAAGCCGTCGTGGTGGCCGGCGGCGGCGGCGACAACGCGACGAGCGCGCTCGGCATCGGCGCGATCCATGCAGGCGACGGCTTCGTATCGCTCGGCACGTCCGGCGTGCTGAGCGTGGTCGGCGATCGCTTCATGCCGAACCCTTCATCGGCCGTGCATGCGTTCTGCCACGCGATTCCCGATCGCTGGCAATTGATGAGCGTCGTGCTGTCGGCCGCGAGCTGCCTGCGCTGGGTCTGCAAGCTGACCGGTACCGACGAGCCCGCGCTGCTCGCCGAAGTCGAGGCGCTCGACGCCGACGCGCTCGCGACGGCGCCGCTGTTCCTGCCCTACCTGTCCGGCGAGCGCACGCCGCACAACGATCCGTACGCGCAGGGCGTGTTCTTCGGAATGACGCATGCGACCGAACGCGCACACCTCGGCTACGCGGTGCTCGAAGGCGTGACGCTCGGCCTCGCCGACGGTCTCGACGCGCTGCATGCGGCCGGTGTCGAAACCGATCAGCTGTCGCTGATCGGCGGCGGCGCGCGCAGCGCGTTCTGGGCGCAACTGATCGCCGATGCGCTGAACGTGCGCACGCGCCAGCACGGCGGCGGCGAAACGGGCGCGGCGCTCGGCGCGGCCCGGCTTGGCTGGCTGGCCGTCGGCGGCGATCCGCATGCGGTGCTGACCAAGCCGCCGGTGCGCGCCGAGTACGCGCCGGATGCCGCCCGCCATGCGCTGCTGCGCGAACGCCTCGACGCGTTCCGCGCGCTGTACCGTCACGTGCAGCCGCTGTACGAACCGTCGCGCGCGCGGCTCGCGTAA
- the dalD gene encoding D-arabinitol 4-dehydrogenase, giving the protein MSASPSARTPVLLHIGAGSFHRAHQAWYLHRVNAAVPADERWSLTVGNIRDDMHATMDALAAQHGAYTLETVTPQGERAYETIRAITRVLPWSIDLAALIDAGADPDCRIVSFTVTEGGYYLDEHNRLDLANADLAADLQGARTTLYGALAALLAERVTRGAGPLTLQSCDNLRNNGARFRAGMREFLERRGQADLLAWFDANVATPSAMVDRITPRPTADVRERVLAATGVDDACPVMGESFIQWVIEDRFAAGRPRWELAGAELVDDVHPYEEAKIRILNATHSCIAWAGTLAGHTYIHEGTHDAAIRRFAHDYVTQDVIPCLTPSPLDLARYRDVVLERFGNPYVLDTNQRVAADGFSKIPGFIAPTLAESFARGASPIATAVLPALFLRFLERWARGALPYAYQDGVMDESAARAIVGATDPVVALCANRQLWGSLAGNAALFEAIRGGLWRVDAWLAAR; this is encoded by the coding sequence ATGAGCGCATCGCCCTCCGCCCGCACGCCCGTGCTGCTGCACATCGGCGCGGGCTCGTTTCACCGCGCGCACCAAGCGTGGTATCTGCATCGCGTGAACGCGGCCGTCCCGGCCGACGAGCGCTGGTCGCTGACCGTCGGCAACATCCGCGACGACATGCACGCGACGATGGACGCGCTCGCCGCGCAGCACGGCGCCTACACGCTCGAAACCGTCACGCCGCAAGGCGAGCGCGCGTACGAGACGATCCGCGCGATCACGCGCGTGCTGCCGTGGTCGATCGACCTCGCCGCGCTGATCGATGCCGGCGCCGATCCGGACTGCCGGATCGTGTCGTTCACCGTCACGGAAGGCGGCTACTACCTCGACGAACACAACCGGCTCGACCTCGCGAACGCCGATCTCGCGGCCGACCTGCAGGGCGCGCGCACGACGCTGTACGGCGCGCTCGCGGCGCTGCTCGCCGAACGCGTGACCCGCGGCGCGGGCCCGCTCACGCTGCAGAGCTGCGACAACCTGCGCAACAACGGCGCGCGCTTTCGTGCGGGAATGCGTGAATTCCTCGAACGGCGCGGACAGGCCGACCTGCTCGCATGGTTCGATGCGAACGTTGCGACACCCAGCGCGATGGTCGACCGCATCACGCCGCGCCCGACCGCCGACGTGCGCGAGCGCGTGCTGGCGGCCACCGGCGTCGACGACGCGTGCCCGGTAATGGGCGAATCGTTCATCCAGTGGGTGATCGAAGACCGCTTTGCGGCCGGCCGGCCGCGCTGGGAGCTGGCCGGCGCCGAACTCGTCGACGACGTGCACCCGTACGAGGAAGCGAAGATCCGCATCCTCAACGCGACGCACAGCTGCATCGCGTGGGCCGGCACGCTCGCGGGCCACACGTATATCCACGAAGGCACGCACGACGCGGCGATCCGCCGCTTCGCGCACGACTACGTGACGCAGGACGTGATCCCCTGCCTCACGCCGAGCCCGCTCGATCTCGCGCGCTACCGCGACGTCGTGCTCGAACGCTTCGGCAACCCGTACGTGCTGGACACGAACCAGCGCGTCGCGGCCGACGGCTTCTCGAAGATCCCCGGCTTCATCGCGCCGACGCTCGCCGAATCGTTCGCACGCGGCGCATCGCCGATCGCGACCGCCGTGCTGCCCGCGCTGTTCCTGCGCTTTCTCGAACGCTGGGCGCGCGGCGCGCTGCCGTATGCGTACCAGGACGGCGTGATGGACGAAAGCGCTGCACGGGCGATCGTCGGCGCCACCGACCCCGTCGTCGCGCTGTGCGCGAACCGGCAGCTGTGGGGCTCGCTCGCCGGCAACGCGGCGCTGTTCGAGGCCATCCGCGGCGGACTCTGGCGCGTCGACGCATGGCTCGCGGCACGCTGA